The Bradyrhizobium sp. WBAH42 genome includes a window with the following:
- a CDS encoding Lrp/AsnC family transcriptional regulator, translated as MVPIGRASRPVKAPRKDALRLDEIDRKILRALQQDARLTTAQLADRIGLSTTPCWNRLKRLETQGYIDGYVALLNQDKLGLPETVIIELTLDRHDEEMLERFGQLLTNLPEVIEAYLTTGDYDYIVKVAVESTAGYERFLREKLYRIPGIRHSRSSFALRCLKKLTSVQV; from the coding sequence ATGGTGCCGATCGGACGTGCCTCGAGGCCGGTCAAGGCCCCGCGCAAGGATGCGCTTCGGCTAGACGAGATCGATCGCAAGATCCTGCGCGCCTTGCAGCAGGATGCACGCCTGACGACGGCGCAACTCGCCGACAGGATTGGGCTCTCCACCACGCCATGCTGGAACAGGCTGAAGCGTCTCGAGACGCAGGGCTATATCGATGGCTACGTCGCGCTGCTCAATCAGGACAAGCTTGGCCTGCCCGAAACGGTCATCATAGAGCTGACGCTCGATCGTCACGACGAGGAGATGCTCGAACGCTTTGGCCAATTGCTGACGAATTTGCCGGAGGTGATCGAGGCCTATCTCACCACCGGCGATTACGATTACATTGTGAAGGTCGCGGTCGAAAGCACCGCCGGCTATGAACGCTTCCTGCGCGAAAAGCTCTATCGCATCCCTGGCATCCGCCACAGCCGGTCGTCATTTGCGTTGCGCTGCCTGAAAAAGCTAACCTCGGTCCAGGTCTAG
- a CDS encoding MFS transporter, with protein MSQTTTYAGAAGAAKSAIETSTIRAISWRLIPFLVLAYFFSYLDRVNLGFAALTMNADLKFSPLVFAWGAGIFFIGYFIFEVPSNLALEKFGASRWIARIMVTWGIISALMAMVSGETSFYILRFLLGVAEAGFFPGIILYLTYWYPAEYRGRFIAAFAIAVPVSTVIGAPISGLLLGLDGLMGLKGWQWLFIIEGIPSVLLGIATWFYLTDKPEKADWLSAEQKTWLKAKLDSEVAAKKAVKHLSLGEALTSPKVITLSLIYFGFVGALYGMQFWLPQIVKAFGLTNTQTGFVTAIPYLFGTIAMILWARHSDATRERVFHVGAPLLLTAIALGISSYLTDPTLTMVALTVAAIGVFCCFGVFWTLPTAWLSGTAAAGAIALINSIGNLAGFGGPYLIGWVKEATGQTSTGLLVLAVLPLIAGVLVFIGGHDSKHEFGEPGR; from the coding sequence ATGAGTCAGACCACCACCTATGCCGGTGCCGCCGGCGCTGCCAAGTCGGCGATCGAGACTTCGACCATTCGCGCCATCTCCTGGCGACTGATCCCGTTCCTGGTGCTGGCCTACTTCTTCTCCTACCTCGATCGCGTCAATCTCGGCTTTGCCGCCCTGACCATGAATGCGGACCTGAAATTTTCCCCCTTGGTGTTCGCCTGGGGCGCCGGCATCTTCTTCATCGGCTATTTCATCTTCGAGGTGCCGAGCAATCTCGCGCTGGAGAAATTCGGCGCCAGCCGCTGGATCGCCCGGATCATGGTGACCTGGGGCATCATCTCGGCGCTGATGGCGATGGTCAGCGGCGAGACCAGCTTCTACATTCTGCGCTTTCTGCTCGGTGTCGCCGAGGCCGGTTTCTTCCCCGGCATCATCCTCTATCTCACCTATTGGTACCCGGCCGAGTACCGCGGCCGCTTCATCGCGGCCTTTGCGATCGCGGTCCCCGTATCCACCGTGATCGGCGCACCGATCTCGGGCTTGCTGCTCGGCCTCGACGGCCTCATGGGGTTGAAGGGCTGGCAATGGCTGTTCATCATCGAGGGCATTCCGTCGGTGCTGCTCGGCATCGCCACCTGGTTCTATCTCACCGACAAGCCGGAGAAGGCGGACTGGCTCTCGGCCGAGCAGAAGACCTGGCTCAAGGCCAAGCTTGATTCGGAGGTTGCAGCCAAGAAGGCGGTCAAACATCTGTCTCTTGGCGAAGCGCTGACGTCGCCGAAGGTGATCACGCTGAGCCTGATCTATTTCGGCTTCGTCGGCGCGCTCTATGGCATGCAGTTCTGGCTGCCGCAGATCGTCAAGGCGTTCGGCCTGACGAACACACAGACCGGCTTCGTCACCGCGATTCCCTATCTGTTCGGCACCATCGCCATGATCTTGTGGGCGCGGCATTCCGATGCCACGCGTGAGCGCGTGTTCCATGTCGGCGCACCGCTGCTGCTCACGGCGATTGCGCTCGGCATCTCCTCCTATCTCACCGATCCCACGCTAACGATGGTGGCGCTGACGGTGGCCGCGATCGGCGTGTTCTGCTGCTTCGGCGTGTTCTGGACCCTGCCGACCGCCTGGCTCTCCGGCACGGCGGCCGCCGGCGCCATCGCCTTGATCAACTCGATCGGCAACCTCGCCGGCTTCGGCGGGCCCTATCTGATCGGCTGGGTCAAGGAAGCAACGGGGCAGACCTCGACCGGTCTCTTGGTGCTTGCGGTCCTGCCGCTGATCGCCGGGGTCCTGGTGTTCATCGGCGGCCACGACAGCAAGCACGAGTTCGGCGAGCCGGGACGGTAG